One genomic window of Streptomyces sp. WP-1 includes the following:
- a CDS encoding chaplin yields MKNLKKAAAVTMVAGGLLAAGAGLASAQSEAGGAAVNSPGVVSGNAIQAPIHVPVNVTGDSIDVIGVLNPAFGNVGLNH; encoded by the coding sequence GTGAAGAACCTGAAGAAGGCAGCGGCCGTGACGATGGTGGCCGGTGGCCTGCTGGCCGCCGGTGCCGGCCTGGCCTCCGCCCAGAGCGAGGCGGGCGGCGCGGCCGTGAACTCCCCGGGCGTCGTCTCGGGCAACGCCATCCAGGCGCCGATCCACGTCCCGGTGAACGTGACCGGCGACAGCATCGACGTCATCGGCGTGCTGAACCCGGCCTTCGGCAACGTCGGCCTCAACCACTGA
- a CDS encoding GAF domain-containing sensor histidine kinase, with protein sequence MSRHLEMRDVLKTIVASARELLDAQYAALGVPDDHGGFAQFVVDGVSDAQWKAIGPLPRQHGVLAAMLHEARPERLADVRKDPRFEGWPDAHPDLVDFLGLPIRDGDEIIGALFLANKLRPAEGHPPCPEPQGSCGFTQEDEELLALLAQHAAIALTNARLYERSRELTIAEERSRLAHELHDAVSQKLFSLRLTAQAAAALVDRDPARAKDELHQVAALAAEATDELRAAVVELRPAALDEDGLIATLRTQIQVLDRAHTARVTFTGTGYRALPAAQEEAVLRVAQEALHNALRHADAERVDVSVARRGQGAVLRVSDDGAGFDPAAVGRAGRHLGLVSMRDRASGVGGTLTVESAPGKGTTIEMEVPGG encoded by the coding sequence ATGAGCAGGCATCTGGAGATGCGCGACGTCCTGAAGACGATCGTCGCCTCCGCCCGCGAACTCCTCGACGCGCAGTACGCCGCCCTCGGCGTCCCCGACGACCACGGCGGCTTCGCCCAGTTCGTCGTGGACGGCGTCAGCGACGCCCAGTGGAAGGCGATCGGCCCGCTGCCCCGCCAGCACGGCGTGCTCGCCGCGATGCTGCACGAGGCCCGCCCCGAACGCCTCGCCGATGTGCGCAAGGATCCCCGCTTCGAGGGCTGGCCCGACGCCCACCCCGACCTCGTCGACTTCCTGGGGCTGCCCATCCGCGACGGCGACGAGATCATCGGCGCGCTCTTCCTCGCCAACAAGCTGCGCCCTGCGGAGGGACATCCCCCGTGCCCTGAACCGCAAGGCAGTTGCGGCTTCACCCAGGAGGACGAGGAACTCCTCGCCCTCCTCGCCCAGCACGCCGCGATCGCCCTCACCAACGCCCGCCTGTACGAGCGCAGCCGCGAACTGACCATCGCCGAGGAACGCTCCCGCCTCGCCCATGAACTCCACGACGCGGTCAGCCAGAAGCTGTTCTCGCTGCGCCTGACCGCACAGGCCGCCGCCGCCCTCGTCGACCGCGACCCCGCCCGCGCCAAGGACGAACTCCACCAGGTCGCCGCGCTCGCCGCCGAGGCCACCGACGAACTGCGGGCCGCCGTCGTGGAGTTGCGGCCCGCCGCGCTGGACGAGGACGGACTGATCGCCACCCTGCGCACCCAGATCCAGGTCCTCGACCGCGCCCACACCGCCCGCGTCACCTTCACCGGCACCGGCTACCGCGCCCTGCCCGCCGCCCAGGAGGAGGCCGTGCTCCGGGTCGCCCAGGAGGCCCTGCACAACGCGCTGCGCCACGCGGACGCGGAGCGCGTCGACGTGAGCGTGGCGCGGCGCGGCCAGGGGGCGGTGCTGCGGGTCAGCGACGACGGCGCCGGCTTCGACCCGGCCGCCGTCGGCCGCGCCGGGCGGCACCTCGGACTGGTCTCGATGCGGGACCGGGCGAGCGGGGTCGGCGGCACGCTGACCGTCGAATCGGCGCCCGGCAAGGGCACCACGATCGAGATGGAGGTCCCCGGTGGCTGA
- a CDS encoding SDR family oxidoreductase: MPVGIITGASKGLGRALAEALAGRGWDLVLDARGEAALAEAAAAVGRYGTRVSALPGDVTDAGHRAALVAAARALGGLELLVGNASALGAEPLVRLDRLPLDGLRRALEVNVTAALGLVQEALPLLRAAAAGTVIAVSSDAAAQAYATWGGYGASKAALDQLAAVLAMEEPGLRVWAVDPGDMATDLYAAAVPGDADERPAPGTVVPAFLRLLDERPASGRYAAAALGAGR; the protein is encoded by the coding sequence ATGCCGGTAGGGATCATCACGGGTGCCTCGAAGGGGCTGGGGCGGGCGCTCGCCGAGGCGCTGGCCGGGCGCGGCTGGGACCTGGTGCTGGACGCGCGGGGCGAGGCGGCGCTGGCGGAGGCAGCGGCGGCGGTCGGCCGGTACGGCACCCGGGTGTCGGCGCTGCCCGGGGACGTCACGGACGCCGGACACCGGGCCGCGCTGGTGGCCGCCGCCCGCGCGCTGGGCGGTCTCGAACTGCTGGTGGGCAACGCGAGCGCGCTCGGCGCCGAGCCGCTGGTACGGCTGGACCGGCTGCCGCTGGACGGGCTGCGGCGGGCGCTGGAGGTGAACGTCACGGCCGCGCTGGGCCTCGTCCAGGAGGCGCTGCCGCTGCTGCGGGCGGCGGCCGCGGGCACGGTGATCGCGGTCAGCTCGGACGCGGCGGCGCAGGCGTACGCGACCTGGGGCGGTTACGGCGCCTCGAAGGCGGCCCTGGACCAGCTGGCGGCGGTGCTCGCGATGGAGGAGCCGGGCCTGCGGGTGTGGGCGGTGGACCCCGGGGACATGGCGACCGACCTGTACGCGGCGGCCGTACCCGGCGACGCGGACGAGCGGCCGGCGCCGGGCACCGTCGTACCGGCGTTCCTGCGGCTGCTGGACGAGCGACCGGCGAGCGGGCGGTACGCGGCGGCGGCCCTGGGGGCGGGCCGATGA
- a CDS encoding response regulator transcription factor codes for MAEPIKVLLVDDHQVVRRGLRTFLEVQEDIVVVGEAADGAEGVARAEELRPDVVLMDVKMPGMDGIDALRRLRELDNPARVLIVTSFTEQRTVVPALRAGAAGYVYKDVDPDALAGAIRSVHAGHILLQPEVAGALLSQEEVNSGQGRGSSLTEREREVLGLIADGRSNREIARALVLSEKTVKTHVSNILMKLDLADRTQAALWAVRHGVAG; via the coding sequence GTGGCTGAGCCCATCAAGGTGCTGCTCGTCGACGACCACCAGGTCGTCCGCCGGGGCCTGCGCACCTTCCTGGAGGTGCAGGAGGACATAGTGGTCGTCGGCGAGGCGGCCGACGGCGCGGAGGGGGTGGCCCGCGCCGAGGAACTGCGGCCCGACGTCGTCCTCATGGACGTCAAGATGCCGGGCATGGACGGCATCGACGCGCTGCGCAGGCTGCGTGAGCTCGACAACCCCGCGCGGGTGCTGATCGTCACCAGTTTCACCGAGCAGCGCACGGTCGTACCGGCCCTGCGCGCCGGCGCCGCCGGGTATGTGTACAAGGACGTGGACCCCGACGCCCTGGCCGGCGCCATCCGCTCCGTGCACGCCGGGCACATCCTGCTCCAGCCCGAGGTGGCGGGCGCGCTGCTGTCTCAGGAGGAGGTCAACTCCGGTCAGGGCCGGGGGAGTTCGCTCACCGAACGGGAGCGCGAGGTGCTCGGCCTGATCGCCGACGGCCGCTCCAACCGGGAGATCGCCCGTGCGCTGGTGCTGTCCGAGAAGACGGTCAAGACGCACGTCTCCAACATCCTGATGAAGCTCGACCTCGCCGACCGCACACAGGCCGCGCTGTGGGCCGTACGGCACGGAGTGGCCGGCTGA
- a CDS encoding transglycosylase SLT domain-containing protein, with amino-acid sequence MPKNMLSRARNRSLTKQHKFAVAGVAALGTAAIALSAVPGNADTVTTGSPATAAQVAKVATQDATPVNVKGSVTDRAAAQSVKLDAIAAQQKAADQAAAKQRSDAAAKKAADAAAKKAAQERAAKQSANRSAQRPQMQDVAAKTYANNLDGWIRQSLDIMHSKGIPGSYNGLYRNIMRESSGNPMAINNWDINAINGIPSKGLLQVIQPTFNTYHVPGTSWNIYDPVANITAACNYAAHRYGSMDNVNSAY; translated from the coding sequence ATGCCCAAGAACATGCTCAGTCGTGCTCGAAATCGGTCCCTGACCAAGCAGCACAAGTTCGCCGTCGCCGGTGTCGCCGCTCTCGGCACCGCCGCCATCGCCCTGTCGGCCGTCCCCGGTAACGCGGACACCGTCACCACCGGCTCCCCGGCCACCGCCGCGCAGGTCGCGAAGGTCGCCACCCAGGACGCCACGCCGGTGAACGTCAAGGGCTCGGTCACCGACCGCGCCGCCGCGCAGAGCGTCAAGCTCGACGCCATCGCCGCGCAGCAGAAGGCCGCCGACCAGGCCGCCGCCAAGCAGCGCAGCGACGCCGCCGCGAAGAAGGCCGCCGACGCCGCCGCCAAGAAGGCCGCGCAGGAGCGGGCCGCCAAGCAGAGCGCCAACCGTTCCGCGCAGCGCCCGCAGATGCAGGACGTCGCCGCGAAGACCTACGCGAACAACCTCGACGGCTGGATCCGCCAGTCCCTGGACATCATGCACTCCAAGGGCATCCCGGGCAGCTACAACGGTCTGTACCGCAACATCATGCGTGAGTCCTCGGGCAACCCGATGGCCATCAACAACTGGGACATCAACGCGATCAACGGCATCCCGTCCAAGGGCCTGCTCCAGGTGATCCAGCCCACCTTCAACACGTACCACGTGCCCGGCACCTCGTGGAACATCTACGACCCGGTCGCCAACATCACCGCGGCCTGCAACTACGCTGCCCACCGCTACGGCTCGATGGACAACGTCAACAGCGCGTACTGA
- a CDS encoding FHA domain-containing protein → MPELVLETNGRTWTLDPSRPYTLGRDPQGDIVFDDARVSWRHATVSFDGRSWVIEDHGSTNGTYLQGQRIQRTEIGPGTALHLGNATDGPRLDLAGAAVAQAQQAPYAAAPAGWAQQAAPQQAPAQQPGWQQPQQAPQPQPKSQQAPQPQPAQPAPQAGFPQQRDAGAAAFPQQAGSGAPAHGDRSPTTFHQFSLGRVMRIGRALENELVVSDLQVSRHHAEFHSTPDGRFEIRDLGSHNGTYVNGHPVPKGGSVQLGPADIVGVGHSTFRIVGDRLEEFVDTGEVSFSARHLTVTVDGGKQILKDVSFGVPEKSLIAVIGPSGSGKSTLLKALTGYRPANQGEVLYDNRNLYKQFAELRQRIGLVPQDDILHKELTVKKALKYAAKLRFPADTTAQERDARIEEVLRELKLDIHKDKKVTSLSGGQRKRVSVALELLTKPSLIFLDEPTSGLDPGMDRDVMQLLRGLADDGRTVLVVTHSVAELALCDKLLVMAPGGAVAYFGPPEEALNFFGYDSWADVFSAFENYRDYDWAGRWKGSQHYQMYAADFDAVAPQQAAYLPPPVAIKPPKPQAWGSQLLTLIRRYVSVIVSDKGFLALTVILPAVLGSVSLLMNHDRGLLVNPAVDPRTGLHVPNGTATTVLLILSVGACFAGAANSVRELIKERVIYERERATGLSRSAYLMSKVVVLGAVTVLQGLMVGLIGFSPRKIPDQGVILGGSTLFELCLPIMALGFTSMMVGLVISSLVKTAEKTMPLLVMFAIVQVVFTGCLFTLHGTLGVNEFSYLMPSRWAVAAAGTTLDLNNIAPNGDDPGSTDPLWNHTAGAWTLDMIALLALGAVCGFFVARFLRRHEPEVMRK, encoded by the coding sequence GTGCCGGAACTCGTACTGGAAACAAACGGACGTACCTGGACGCTCGACCCGTCCAGGCCTTACACCCTCGGCAGAGATCCGCAGGGTGACATCGTGTTCGACGACGCCAGGGTCTCCTGGCGACACGCCACCGTCAGCTTCGACGGCCGCAGTTGGGTCATCGAGGACCACGGCAGCACCAACGGCACCTATCTCCAGGGTCAGCGGATCCAGCGCACGGAGATAGGCCCGGGGACGGCGCTGCACCTCGGCAACGCGACGGACGGACCGCGGCTGGATCTCGCCGGTGCCGCCGTCGCCCAGGCGCAGCAGGCGCCGTACGCCGCGGCTCCCGCGGGATGGGCCCAGCAGGCGGCCCCCCAGCAGGCACCCGCCCAGCAACCCGGCTGGCAGCAGCCGCAGCAAGCGCCGCAGCCGCAGCCGAAGTCGCAGCAAGCGCCGCAGCCGCAGCCGGCCCAGCCCGCCCCGCAGGCCGGCTTCCCGCAGCAGCGGGACGCGGGAGCCGCCGCCTTCCCGCAGCAGGCCGGGTCGGGGGCGCCCGCGCACGGGGACCGCAGCCCGACCACGTTCCACCAGTTCTCCCTCGGCCGCGTCATGCGCATCGGCCGTGCCCTGGAGAACGAGCTGGTCGTCTCCGACCTCCAGGTCTCGCGGCACCACGCCGAGTTCCACTCGACGCCCGACGGCCGCTTCGAGATCCGCGACCTCGGCTCGCACAACGGCACGTACGTCAACGGCCACCCGGTGCCCAAGGGCGGCTCGGTGCAGCTCGGCCCGGCCGACATCGTCGGCGTCGGCCACTCCACCTTCCGTATCGTCGGCGACCGGCTCGAAGAGTTCGTCGACACCGGTGAGGTCTCCTTCTCCGCGCGCCATCTGACCGTCACGGTCGACGGCGGCAAGCAGATCCTCAAGGACGTCTCCTTCGGCGTCCCGGAGAAGTCCCTGATCGCGGTCATCGGCCCGTCCGGCTCCGGCAAGTCCACGCTGCTGAAGGCGCTCACCGGCTACCGGCCCGCCAACCAGGGCGAGGTGCTGTACGACAACCGCAACCTGTACAAGCAGTTCGCGGAGCTGCGCCAGCGCATCGGTCTGGTCCCGCAGGACGACATCCTGCACAAGGAACTCACCGTCAAGAAGGCCCTGAAGTACGCGGCCAAGCTGCGCTTCCCCGCCGACACCACCGCCCAGGAGCGCGACGCCCGCATCGAGGAGGTGCTGCGCGAGCTGAAGCTGGACATCCACAAGGACAAGAAGGTCACGTCCCTGTCCGGCGGTCAGCGCAAGCGCGTCTCGGTGGCCCTGGAGCTGCTGACCAAGCCGTCGCTGATCTTCCTGGACGAGCCGACCTCCGGCCTCGACCCGGGCATGGACCGCGATGTCATGCAGCTGCTGCGCGGTCTCGCCGACGACGGCCGCACCGTGCTCGTCGTCACCCACTCGGTGGCCGAGCTGGCGCTGTGCGACAAGCTGCTGGTGATGGCGCCGGGCGGCGCCGTGGCCTACTTCGGTCCGCCGGAGGAGGCGCTGAACTTCTTCGGCTACGACAGCTGGGCCGATGTCTTCTCCGCCTTCGAGAACTACCGCGACTACGACTGGGCGGGCCGCTGGAAGGGCTCGCAGCACTACCAGATGTACGCCGCGGACTTCGACGCCGTCGCCCCGCAGCAGGCGGCGTACCTGCCCCCGCCCGTGGCGATCAAGCCGCCCAAGCCCCAGGCGTGGGGCTCCCAGCTGCTGACCCTGATCCGGCGCTATGTGTCGGTCATCGTCTCCGACAAGGGCTTCCTCGCGCTGACGGTGATCCTGCCCGCGGTCCTCGGCTCGGTCAGCCTGCTGATGAACCACGACCGGGGCCTGCTGGTGAACCCGGCGGTCGACCCGCGCACCGGCCTGCACGTCCCCAACGGCACCGCCACCACCGTGCTGCTGATCCTCTCGGTGGGCGCGTGCTTCGCGGGCGCCGCGAACTCCGTGCGTGAGCTGATCAAGGAACGGGTGATCTACGAGCGGGAGCGGGCGACCGGCCTGTCCCGGTCGGCCTACCTGATGTCCAAGGTGGTCGTGCTCGGCGCCGTCACCGTGCTCCAGGGCCTGATGGTCGGCCTGATCGGCTTCTCGCCCCGCAAGATCCCGGACCAGGGCGTGATCCTCGGCGGTTCGACCCTGTTCGAGCTGTGCCTGCCGATCATGGCGCTCGGCTTCACGTCCATGATGGTCGGCCTGGTGATCTCCTCGCTGGTGAAGACCGCCGAGAAGACCATGCCGCTGCTGGTGATGTTCGCGATCGTCCAGGTCGTCTTCACCGGCTGCCTGTTCACCCTGCACGGCACGCTCGGCGTCAACGAGTTCTCGTACCTGATGCCCTCGCGCTGGGCGGTGGCCGCGGCCGGCACCACGCTGGACCTGAACAACATCGCCCCCAACGGCGACGACCCGGGCAGCACCGACCCGCTGTGGAACCACACGGCCGGGGCCTGGACCCTGGACATGATCGCGCTGCTCGCGCTCGGCGCGGTCTGCGGCTTCTTCGTGGCCCGCTTCCTGCGCCGCCACGAGCCCGAGGTCATGCGCAAGTAG
- a CDS encoding S-adenosylmethionine:tRNA ribosyltransferase-isomerase: protein MSTTVRVPGERSARVPAEQRGPGRARDDVRLLVSHGTRVTHHAFRELPGLLRAGDLLVVNTSPTLAAAVDGRIGDAPVVVHFSTRGDDGRWAVELREPDGRGTTRARAGTRADTEVRLPDGVRLVVEEPVGGRVLTGGPESVSGRGPVGGHGERLWWGRVEGGAVLGLLRGHGRPIRYSYTTRDQPLSAYQTLFCLPSPDGAGSAEMPSAGRPFTERVVAELIRRGVGFARVTLHTGVASAEAHEPPYPEWFSVPEASARAIGAAAAGEGRVIAVGTTAVRAVESAAGADGSVRAREGWTDLVVTPERGVRVVGGLLTGLHEPEASHLLMLRAVAGRAAVDRAYEEALRGLYLWHEFGDVHLLLRDETRR from the coding sequence ATGAGCACGACCGTGCGGGTACCGGGGGAACGGTCCGCGCGGGTGCCGGCCGAGCAGCGGGGTCCGGGGCGGGCCCGGGACGACGTACGGCTCCTCGTCTCCCACGGCACCCGGGTGACGCACCACGCGTTCCGCGAGCTGCCGGGGCTGCTGCGGGCCGGGGACCTGCTGGTGGTGAACACCTCCCCGACGCTGGCCGCGGCGGTGGACGGCCGGATCGGGGACGCGCCCGTGGTGGTGCACTTCTCGACCCGCGGCGACGACGGCCGCTGGGCGGTGGAACTCCGGGAGCCGGACGGCCGGGGCACCACCCGCGCGCGGGCGGGCACACGCGCGGATACAGAGGTGCGGCTGCCGGACGGGGTCCGGCTGGTGGTGGAGGAGCCGGTGGGCGGGCGGGTGCTCACCGGTGGGCCGGAGTCCGTGAGCGGGCGGGGGCCCGTAGGGGGACATGGGGAGAGGCTGTGGTGGGGGCGGGTCGAAGGCGGGGCGGTGCTGGGGTTGCTGCGCGGGCACGGGCGGCCGATCCGGTACTCCTATACGACACGTGACCAGCCGCTGTCGGCGTACCAGACCCTGTTCTGCCTCCCCTCCCCCGACGGCGCGGGCAGCGCGGAGATGCCGAGCGCGGGGCGGCCCTTCACCGAGCGGGTGGTGGCCGAGCTGATCCGCCGGGGCGTGGGTTTCGCACGGGTCACCCTGCATACGGGGGTGGCGTCGGCGGAGGCACACGAGCCGCCGTACCCGGAGTGGTTCTCGGTGCCGGAGGCGTCCGCGCGGGCGATCGGCGCGGCGGCGGCCGGGGAGGGCCGGGTGATCGCGGTCGGCACGACGGCCGTACGGGCGGTGGAGTCGGCCGCGGGGGCGGACGGCTCGGTGCGGGCGCGCGAGGGGTGGACGGACCTGGTGGTCACGCCCGAGCGCGGGGTGCGGGTGGTGGGCGGGCTGCTGACCGGGCTGCACGAGCCGGAGGCCTCGCATCTGCTGATGCTGCGGGCCGTCGCCGGGCGGGCCGCGGTCGACCGCGCGTATGAGGAGGCGCTGCGGGGGCTCTACCTGTGGCACGAGTTCGGGGACGTCCATCTCCTCCTACGGGACGAGACCCGGCGCTGA